In a single window of the Lagenorhynchus albirostris chromosome 19, mLagAlb1.1, whole genome shotgun sequence genome:
- the LOC132509605 gene encoding large ribosomal subunit protein eL21-like, with protein sequence MTNTKGKRRNTCYVFSRPFRKHGVVPLATYMRIYKKGDTVDIKGMGTVQKGMPHKRYHGKTERVYNVTQHAVGIIINKQVKGKILTKRINVPIEHIKHSKSRDSFLKPVKENGQKKKEAKEKGTWGQLKRQPAPPREAHFMRTNGKEPELLQPIPYEFMA encoded by the coding sequence ATGACCAAcacaaagggaaagaggaggaacaCCTGCTACGTGTTCTCTAGGCCTTTTAGAAAACATGGAGTTGTTCCTTTGGCCACATACATGCGAATCTACAAGAAAGGTGATACTGTAGATATCAAGGGAATGGGCACTGTTCAAAAAGGAATGCCCCACAAACGTTACCATGGTAAAACTGAGAGAGTCTACAATGTTACCCAGCATGCTGTTGGCATCATTATAAACAAACAAGTTAAGGGCAAGATTCTTACCAAGAGAATTAATGTGCCTATCGAGCATATTAAGCACTCTAAGAGCCGAGATAGCTTCCTGAAACCGGTGAAGGAAAATggtcagaaaaagaaggaagccaaagagaaaggTACTTGGGGTCAACTGAAGCGCCAGCCTGCTCCACCCAGAGAAGCACACTTCATGAGAACCAACGGAAAGGAGCCTGAACTGTTGCAGCCCATTCCCTATGAATTCATGGCATGA